The genomic window CACACGGGTCGAAGCACTGCAAGGGACCCGGCCGGCGGAACTGCGCGCCCGGATCCGGCGCGGCGAGTGGCAGTCACTGACGGCCGGGCTCGTGCCTGGGTACGCGCAGGCCAACCTCGTCGTCCTGCCCCACGCCTCCGCGTACGACTTCCTCGTCTTTTGCCAGCGCAATCCTAAGCCGTGTCCACTGCTCGACGTCACCGATCCGGGGAGCCCGGAGCCGAAGATCGCGGCGCCGGGCGCGGATCTCCGCACCGACGTCCCCAAGTACCGCGTGTACCGCCGGGGCCGGCCGGCGGTCGAGGAGACCGACATCACGCCGTACTGGCGCGACGATCTGGTCGCGTTTCTGCTCGGCTGCTCGTTTACGTTCGAGAGCGCGCTGCAGCGCGGGGGCATTCCCCTTCGCCACATCGAGTGCGGACGCAACGTGCCGATGTATATCACGTCCATCCCGTGCCGCGCGGCCGGCGCCCTGCACGGTCCGATGGTGGTCAGCATGCGGCCGCTGCCCGCGGCACACGTGCCGCGGGCGGTGCTCATCACCGGGCGGTATCCTCGCGCTCACGGGGCGCCGGTGCACATCGGCGATCCGGCGGCCATTGGGATCGGCGATCTCGGCCGTCCCGACTACGGTGAACCGCCGGTCATGGAGCCGGGCGAAGTGCCCGTCTTTTGGGCGTGCGGCGTGACGCCGCAGGCGGTAGCGATCGAGGCGGGCGTCGGGTTCATGATCACCCACGCGCCCGGACACATGTTCCTGACCGATCTCCTGGACGAGGACCTGGCCGCGGGATAGCAACACAGCTGCTCTTCGACGCGTGCTGCCCGGCGCAACTCATTGGGGGTGGGTACATGGCGCGGTTCGGATTGACGCGGCGCGAGTGGCTGAAAGTGGCGTCCGGCGCGGCGGTCTTTGCGGCGGGCGGCTGGCGCGCGTCGCCGGCGTCGGCCCAGGGCGGTGAGATCGCGATCGGCGCGCTGTATCCGCTCACCGGCTCGCTCGCGCTCGTCGGCGCCGACACGCGGAAGGCGGTCGAGCTTGCCGCGGAGATCGTCAACACGCCGCATCCCGAACTCGCGCCGCTGACGCTCGCCGCGGGGGCGGGTCTTCCGAAACTCGGCGGCCGCAAGATCCGGCTCGTGTGGGCGGACGCGAAGGACCCGGCGACCGCGCGCGCGGAAGCCGAGCGGCTGATCGACCAGGAGAAGGTCGTCGCGCTCATGGGGTGCTACGCGAGCGCGTTCACGCAGACCGCGAGCATCGCCGCCGAAACGCGCGGCATCCCCTTCCTCAACCCGGAGTCGTCGTCGCCGACGCTGACGGAACGGGGGTTCAAGTGGTTCTTCCGCACCGGTCCGCACGACCGGACGTTCACGTCGATGTTTTACCAGACGTTTGCCGATCTGAAAAAGCGCGGCCGGAAGATCGGCAAGGTCGCCATCCTGTCCGAGAACACGGAGTTCGGAGCGACCGCCGCCAAGGTCGAAGAAGAGATGGCGCGGCAGCAAGGCTACCAATTGGTGGCCCGCGAGATGTACACGTCGCCGCCCGCCTCCCTCGACGCGGAGTTGGCGCGCGTCCGCTCGGCCGCGCCAGACGTACTGATCGCCAACAATTACCTCATCGATGCGGTGACGGCGATCCGGACGCTCAAGACGATGCGCTACATGCCGCCGGCGATCGTGGCGCAGGACTCGGGCTACGTGCAGCCCGACTACGTGAAGCAGACAGGCAAGGACGGCTACTATATCATCAGCCGCGCGGCATGGGCGCTCGGCCTCGGCGCGCGCAAGGCGCTCGTGCGGAAGGTCAACGACCTGTATCGCGGCCGGTACAACGAAAACATGGATGAGACCAACGCACGCAGCTTCACGGGGTTCCTGGCGCTCGCGGACGCGATCAACCGCGGCGGCGGCACGTCGCCCACCCAGGTCCTCCAGGGTCTGCTGACCACGAACGTGCCGGCCAGCGCCACCATCATGCCGTGGGGCGTCAAGTACGACAAGAACGGGCAGAACGAACAGGCGAGCGGCGTGATGGTCCAACTCCTCGATGGGGCGTACAAGGTCGTCTGGCCGTTCGATCTCGCGGAGACGGCGGTCGTGTGGCCGGCGCCCGCTTGGGACAAGCGCTAAGCGCGACGATCGGTAGTGGACCGTCGGCGGCCCGGCGCGCTACGCGCCGGGCCGTCCGTTGAGCGGGCGCGTGGACCTCTTCCTCGCCGCCGCGGTCGGCGGGCTCGTGATGGGGCTCGTCTACGCCCTGGTGTCGCTCGGCCTCGGACTGATCTGGGGCGTGATGGACGTCATCAATTTCGCCCACGCCGAGTACATGATGCTCGCGATGTACGCGATGTTCTTCGCGAACCGGTGGTTCGGCCTCACGCCGCCGGGCGGTCTCGTGGTGATCGTGCCCCTCGCCTTCGTCGCCGGCGTCGCGACGTACCGGGTGCTGATCCGCCGCGTCGTGCAGGCCCCGCCCGTCACGCAGATCTTCACGACGTTCGGACTGCTGTTCTTCCTGCGGTACCTCGCGTTCGCCGTGTTCGGACCGAACTACCGCGGGATCGCGTGGCCCGCCGCGTCCGGTACCGTCGTGATCGCGGGCGTGCCGGTGGGCGGGGAGAAGGTCGCGGCCGCGCTCGCGGCGCTCGTGACGTACGCGCTTCTCCACGCGTGGCTGCAGGGCACCAAGACCGGCAAGGCGCTCCAGGCCACCGCGCAGAATCCGGTGGCGGCGCTGGCCCTGGGGATCGAGGTCGAGCGCATGTACGCGCTCGCCTGGGGCCTCAGCGTCGCCAGCGCCGCGGTGGCGGGCGTGTTTCTCCTGCCGTTCTATCAGGCGAGCCCGACCGTCGCCGACGCGTTCGTGCTGATCGCGTTCGCGAGCGTCGTGCTCGGCGGATTCGGCAGCCTGCTGGGGCCGCTGGTCGGCGGCGTCGCCATCGGTCTGATCGAGGGCATCGCGGGGACCCTGCTCTCGCCGACGTTCAAACTCGTGTTTGTGTTTGCGGTGTTTCTGCTGGTCCTGTTCGTCCGCCCGACGGGCCTGCTCGGCCGCGAGACGCCGTGAGCCCGTCCGTGCTCGTCCTCTGGATCGCGGCGGCCTGCGTGCCGCTCGTCGTGCACAACGCCTATCTCATGAACGGCCTCATTCTGGCCTGCATCTACGGTACGGCCGCGCAGGCCTGGAATCTGCTCGGCGGCTACGGCGGCCAATTGTCGTTCGGCCACGCGGTGTTCTTCGGCGCCGGCGCCTACACGAGCACACTGCTGCTGGCGTCGGCGGCGGTGAGTCCGTGGGCCGGCATGTGGATCGGGGCCGCGGTCGCCGCGGCCGTCGCGTTGATCGTCGGATACCCGACCTTCCGCCTCCGCCGCCACTATTTTGCGCTGGGGACGCTCGCGCTCGCGGAACTGGTCCGGATCGTGGTCCTCAACTGGCCGCTCGCCGGCGGCGCCGTCGGCCTGTACCTCCCCGTGCGGCTGATCGGCCGGACGGACGCGATGATGTGGCGGACGAAGCCGCCGTACTACGAGCTGGCGCTCGCGCTGCTCGCACTCGCGTGCGCGCTCGCGTGGCTGATCGACCGGACGCGGCTCGGCCTGTATCTCCGGGCCGTCGATCAGGATGAGGGCGCCGCGCAGGCCCTGGGCGTGCCGACGCGCCGGTACAAGCTGCTCGCGATCGGCCTGAGCGCGGGCCTCACCGCGCTCGCGGGCTCCGTGTTCGCGCAGTACGTCCTCTACATCGATCCGTCAACGGTCCTCGATTCGTCCCGCTCGGTCCTCTTCGCCGTGATGGCGCTGCTCGGCGGGCGCGGCACCGTCATCGGTCCTGTGCTGGGCGCCGGTTTTCTGACGCTCTTGTCGCAGTACGCCGGCGGCTCCCTCGGCGGCCTTGGCCGCGGATACGATTATGTCGTGTACGGGCTGGCGATCATGATCGTCGCCGTCTACGAACCGCGCGGCCTCGTCGGCCTGCTTGCACACTTGCGTCGCGCGGGCGCCGGCGTGCCGCACATCGAGCCGCAGGCGGACGGCGGGTCCGGCCGGCCGGCGGCGCCGCACGATCCCGGCCCTGCCGTCCTCGAAGTGCGGGATCTCGCGATGCATTTCGGCGGCGTGCAGGCATTGCGCGGCGTGACGCTCGACGTGAAGCGCGGCGAGATCGTCGGTATTCTGGGCCCGAACGGCGCCGGCAAGTCGACGCTGTTCGACTGCGTCACCGGATTTCTCGCCCCATCGGGCGGCCGCGTCATGTTGCGCGGCGGCGACGGTTCCCCCGATGGACGCGGCCCCCGTCTGGGCGGCTTTGGCTCGCGCCGCAGGCCCGGGGGCGAACGGCCGACGGCGATCAGCGGACGCGCACCGGCCTGGATCGCGCAGCAGGGCCTCGCGCGCACATTTCAACTCATGCGCGTGTTTCCGGCGCTGACCGTGACGGAAAATCTGCTCGTCGGCCAGGAGCACCGCGGCGAGTCGCTTCTCGCGTCGCTCACGCCGAGCCCGCCGGCCGCGGACGTCCGCGGCGCGGAGTTGCTGCGCTTCGTGGGGCTCGCCGGGCACCGCGGGGTACCGGCCTCGGCCCTGTCGTACGGCCAGCAAAAGCTGCTGTCGCTCGCGATGGCGCTGATGCGCCGGCCGCGTCTCGTACTGCTGGACGAGCCCGTCGCCGGCGTGAATCTCACGGTGATCGAGCGCATCAAGGACCACATTCGGGCGCAGAACGCCGAGGGCGTGACGTTCCTGATCATCGAGCACAACATGGACGTCGTCATGGAACTCGCCGACCGGCTGTATTTCCTGGCCGAGGGGCGCGTGGTCACGGAAGGCCCGCCTGACGCGATCCAGCGCAACGAGGAGGTCCTCCGCCTCTACTATGGACGCTGACCCCGGCTTCGCGGGGCTGCTCGCCGTCGTCGACGTGCACGGCGGCTACGGTCAGCAGGAAGTCCTGCGGGGCGTGTCGCTTAGTGTCCGGCCTGC from bacterium includes these protein-coding regions:
- a CDS encoding putative hydro-lyase, producing the protein MSTRVEALQGTRPAELRARIRRGEWQSLTAGLVPGYAQANLVVLPHASAYDFLVFCQRNPKPCPLLDVTDPGSPEPKIAAPGADLRTDVPKYRVYRRGRPAVEETDITPYWRDDLVAFLLGCSFTFESALQRGGIPLRHIECGRNVPMYITSIPCRAAGALHGPMVVSMRPLPAAHVPRAVLITGRYPRAHGAPVHIGDPAAIGIGDLGRPDYGEPPVMEPGEVPVFWACGVTPQAVAIEAGVGFMITHAPGHMFLTDLLDEDLAAG
- a CDS encoding ABC transporter substrate-binding protein gives rise to the protein MARFGLTRREWLKVASGAAVFAAGGWRASPASAQGGEIAIGALYPLTGSLALVGADTRKAVELAAEIVNTPHPELAPLTLAAGAGLPKLGGRKIRLVWADAKDPATARAEAERLIDQEKVVALMGCYASAFTQTASIAAETRGIPFLNPESSSPTLTERGFKWFFRTGPHDRTFTSMFYQTFADLKKRGRKIGKVAILSENTEFGATAAKVEEEMARQQGYQLVAREMYTSPPASLDAELARVRSAAPDVLIANNYLIDAVTAIRTLKTMRYMPPAIVAQDSGYVQPDYVKQTGKDGYYIISRAAWALGLGARKALVRKVNDLYRGRYNENMDETNARSFTGFLALADAINRGGGTSPTQVLQGLLTTNVPASATIMPWGVKYDKNGQNEQASGVMVQLLDGAYKVVWPFDLAETAVVWPAPAWDKR
- a CDS encoding branched-chain amino acid ABC transporter permease, which codes for MDLFLAAAVGGLVMGLVYALVSLGLGLIWGVMDVINFAHAEYMMLAMYAMFFANRWFGLTPPGGLVVIVPLAFVAGVATYRVLIRRVVQAPPVTQIFTTFGLLFFLRYLAFAVFGPNYRGIAWPAASGTVVIAGVPVGGEKVAAALAALVTYALLHAWLQGTKTGKALQATAQNPVAALALGIEVERMYALAWGLSVASAAVAGVFLLPFYQASPTVADAFVLIAFASVVLGGFGSLLGPLVGGVAIGLIEGIAGTLLSPTFKLVFVFAVFLLVLFVRPTGLLGRETP
- a CDS encoding branched-chain amino acid ABC transporter ATP-binding protein/permease; the protein is MSPSVLVLWIAAACVPLVVHNAYLMNGLILACIYGTAAQAWNLLGGYGGQLSFGHAVFFGAGAYTSTLLLASAAVSPWAGMWIGAAVAAAVALIVGYPTFRLRRHYFALGTLALAELVRIVVLNWPLAGGAVGLYLPVRLIGRTDAMMWRTKPPYYELALALLALACALAWLIDRTRLGLYLRAVDQDEGAAQALGVPTRRYKLLAIGLSAGLTALAGSVFAQYVLYIDPSTVLDSSRSVLFAVMALLGGRGTVIGPVLGAGFLTLLSQYAGGSLGGLGRGYDYVVYGLAIMIVAVYEPRGLVGLLAHLRRAGAGVPHIEPQADGGSGRPAAPHDPGPAVLEVRDLAMHFGGVQALRGVTLDVKRGEIVGILGPNGAGKSTLFDCVTGFLAPSGGRVMLRGGDGSPDGRGPRLGGFGSRRRPGGERPTAISGRAPAWIAQQGLARTFQLMRVFPALTVTENLLVGQEHRGESLLASLTPSPPAADVRGAELLRFVGLAGHRGVPASALSYGQQKLLSLAMALMRRPRLVLLDEPVAGVNLTVIERIKDHIRAQNAEGVTFLIIEHNMDVVMELADRLYFLAEGRVVTEGPPDAIQRNEEVLRLYYGR